A stretch of the Deltaproteobacteria bacterium genome encodes the following:
- a CDS encoding cytochrome c3 family protein: MGSDRLPAIVLLAAVLFLSSCGRGEKAFRHDGHLTITKGACAPCHGGDPSRPRPAATADCAACHRQAEDPAKAGRYGLPGGTSRRPPMRYEGVVFQHAPHAEAGTPCTACHGTGEKPGFPTTSACSGCHEREGGPKISPPATR, translated from the coding sequence TTGGGGAGTGACCGTCTGCCGGCGATCGTCCTTCTGGCGGCGGTCCTCTTTCTTTCCTCCTGCGGGCGGGGGGAAAAGGCGTTCCGCCACGACGGGCACCTGACGATCACGAAGGGGGCGTGCGCTCCGTGCCACGGCGGCGATCCGTCGCGACCCAGGCCCGCCGCGACCGCCGATTGCGCCGCTTGCCACCGGCAGGCCGAGGATCCCGCGAAGGCGGGCCGCTACGGCTTGCCGGGGGGAACGTCCCGTCGTCCGCCGATGCGCTACGAGGGCGTCGTCTTCCAGCACGCTCCCCACGCGGAGGCGGGAACCCCCTGTACCGCCTGCCACGGCACGGGAGAGAAGCCCGGATTCCCCACGACGTCCGCCTGTTCCGGCTGCCACGAACGGGAAGGCGGCCCGAAAATATCCCCTCCGGCCACCCGTTAA
- the folE gene encoding GTP cyclohydrolase I FolE, translating into MQDIIRDLLVKIGEDPDREGLKKTPERFENSIAFLTQGYAQDPRDVLRSAIFHEQYDEMVTVKDIDLFSLCEHHLLPFFGKCHVAYMPRQHIVGLSKIARVVELYSRRLQVQERLTQEIATALMDTLQPHGVAVVIEAFHLCMMMRGVEKTNSKAVTSAMLGVFRTRQSTRMEFMELIKPNLNIVR; encoded by the coding sequence ATGCAGGATATCATCCGCGACCTGCTCGTAAAGATCGGCGAGGACCCCGACCGGGAGGGGCTGAAGAAGACCCCCGAACGGTTCGAGAATTCGATCGCCTTCCTCACGCAGGGGTACGCGCAGGACCCGCGGGACGTCCTCCGGAGCGCCATCTTCCACGAGCAGTACGACGAGATGGTCACCGTGAAGGACATCGACCTCTTCTCGCTGTGCGAGCACCATCTCCTGCCGTTCTTCGGGAAGTGCCACGTGGCGTACATGCCGCGCCAGCACATCGTCGGGCTGTCGAAGATCGCCCGGGTGGTGGAGCTCTACTCCCGGCGGCTGCAGGTCCAGGAGCGGCTGACGCAGGAGATCGCCACCGCGCTGATGGACACGCTCCAGCCGCACGGGGTAGCCGTGGTGATCGAGGCGTTCCATCTGTGCATGATGATGCGGGGCGTGGAGAAGACGAACTCCAAGGCGGTCACTTCCGCGATGCTCGGGGTCTTCCGGACCCGGCAGTCGACGCGGATGGAGTTCATGGAGCTGATCAAGCCGAACCTGAACATCGTCCGATAG
- a CDS encoding ferritin family protein: protein MKKGTTGVSENAVAKGLKQALRNEIDGMEFYRMAAASARHEAVRQMFLFLMEEEGRHRDAIAEQMDRVARGKPFRLSRGTASRKGLARFRSPLYTEDLVKVSHQVEGEVAALSIGMTLEKRAIAQFTALRNRSAGDARAEKTFEGLAAWERDHLELLTRQYDVLREMYWEEARFWPF, encoded by the coding sequence ATGAAAAAGGGCACGACGGGCGTCTCGGAGAACGCCGTCGCGAAAGGCCTGAAACAGGCGCTCCGGAACGAGATCGACGGCATGGAGTTCTACCGGATGGCGGCCGCGAGCGCCCGCCACGAGGCCGTGCGGCAGATGTTCCTGTTCCTGATGGAGGAGGAGGGGCGGCACCGCGACGCGATCGCGGAGCAGATGGACCGGGTGGCCAGGGGCAAGCCGTTCCGCCTTTCGCGCGGGACGGCTTCGAGGAAAGGGTTGGCGAGATTCCGGAGTCCGCTGTACACGGAAGACCTCGTGAAGGTCAGCCACCAGGTGGAGGGGGAAGTCGCCGCGCTCTCCATCGGGATGACGCTGGAGAAGCGCGCGATCGCCCAGTTCACCGCCCTCCGGAACAGGTCGGCCGGAGACGCGCGGGCGGAGAAGACGTTCGAGGGCCTCGCCGCGTGGGAGCGGGACCACCTCGAGCTCCTGACCCGGCAGTACGACGTGCTTCGGGAGATGTACTGGGAGGAGGCACGCTTCTGGCCGTTCTGA
- a CDS encoding nucleoside deaminase: protein MRAALLEADKAAAAGEVPVGAVVVSPEGKILSRAHNRPVGSNDPTAHAEILALRAAARKVGNYRLPGCRLVVTLEPCPMCAGAAVSARVAEIVYGAEDPKTGAVSTLYRIASDPRLNHRASIVPGVLAPECSALLKAFFRDRRPRRQEP, encoded by the coding sequence ATGCGCGCCGCCCTGCTGGAGGCGGACAAGGCGGCCGCCGCGGGGGAGGTGCCGGTGGGCGCGGTCGTCGTCTCCCCGGAAGGGAAGATCCTGTCGAGGGCGCACAACCGTCCGGTCGGGTCGAACGATCCGACCGCCCACGCGGAGATCCTCGCCCTCCGCGCCGCCGCGCGCAAAGTCGGGAACTACCGGCTGCCCGGCTGCCGCCTGGTCGTCACGCTCGAGCCGTGCCCCATGTGCGCCGGGGCCGCCGTGTCGGCCCGCGTCGCCGAGATCGTCTACGGGGCGGAAGATCCGAAGACGGGCGCCGTGTCCACCCTGTACCGGATCGCCTCCGACCCGCGGCTCAACCACCGGGCGTCGATCGTCCCGGGCGTCCTCGCGCCGGAGTGCTCCGCCCTGCTCAAGGCGTTCTTCCGCGACCGCCGGCCGAGGCGACAGGAGCCGTAG
- the cls gene encoding cardiolipin synthase: MQEIWRYALLGLNIVGYIFALFLIPRVILERRHPSATLAWMLGIVLLPLFGIPLYYLIGVRRIRRHIRAKIAAVGSLSSPLSNRLRPDDLPSAAGEACARVLAAAESPPPVAGNRVRILARVDEAYDAVLATIATARDHIHAQFFILDVDPVGRRFIQALASRARDGVRVRLLLDAVGSWRALRTIVRPLIDAGGEVGGFLPVLPLHRRGSAHMRNHRKLLIADGRCAFTGGMNIGKRYMGPKIADGQWRDIAVMIEGPALSDLQAVFLDDWAFATEVTELPGELFPPPTPLPGGGGLPCTLQIAASGPDRRGQPIYQGVFTAFTAARRRLWIETPYFVPDEVIVTALQNAAFRGVDVRLIVPARSDLRIVSLAGRSYFDELMAAGIRVYLYRPTNLHSKVLVIDDDVGVVGSPNVDIRSFFLNFELGVFLYDPPQIEALADVFREDLSLSEEIDAGSFARRPGPLQFLEDTCRVLSPIL, encoded by the coding sequence ATGCAGGAGATCTGGCGATACGCGCTTCTCGGTCTGAACATCGTCGGCTACATCTTCGCTCTCTTCCTGATCCCCCGCGTCATCCTGGAGCGCAGGCACCCTTCGGCGACCCTCGCCTGGATGCTCGGGATCGTGCTCCTGCCGCTGTTCGGGATCCCCCTCTACTACCTGATCGGCGTCCGAAGGATCCGCCGTCACATCCGCGCGAAGATCGCGGCCGTCGGCTCGCTCTCCTCCCCGCTGTCGAACCGCCTCCGTCCGGACGATCTCCCCTCCGCCGCCGGGGAGGCGTGCGCCCGGGTCCTCGCCGCCGCGGAGAGTCCGCCGCCGGTCGCGGGGAACCGGGTCCGGATCCTCGCCCGGGTGGATGAGGCGTACGACGCGGTCCTCGCGACGATCGCGACGGCGCGGGACCACATCCACGCCCAGTTCTTCATCCTCGACGTCGACCCGGTCGGGAGGCGGTTCATCCAGGCGCTCGCCTCGCGGGCGCGCGACGGAGTGCGGGTCCGCCTGCTGCTCGACGCCGTGGGTTCCTGGCGCGCGCTGCGGACCATCGTCCGGCCGCTGATCGACGCGGGCGGGGAAGTCGGGGGGTTCCTGCCCGTCCTCCCGTTGCACCGCCGGGGATCGGCGCACATGCGGAACCACCGGAAGCTCCTGATCGCCGACGGAAGGTGCGCGTTCACCGGGGGGATGAACATCGGGAAACGGTACATGGGACCGAAGATCGCCGACGGGCAGTGGCGGGACATCGCCGTGATGATCGAGGGGCCCGCGCTCTCCGACCTGCAGGCCGTTTTCCTCGACGACTGGGCGTTCGCAACCGAGGTGACGGAGCTTCCCGGGGAGCTGTTCCCGCCGCCGACGCCGCTCCCGGGCGGAGGCGGCCTCCCGTGCACCCTGCAGATCGCCGCCTCCGGACCGGACCGGCGCGGGCAGCCGATCTACCAGGGCGTGTTCACGGCCTTCACGGCGGCGCGTCGCCGCCTCTGGATCGAAACCCCGTATTTCGTCCCCGACGAGGTCATCGTGACGGCCCTGCAGAACGCCGCCTTCCGCGGGGTGGACGTCCGGCTGATCGTCCCCGCGCGCTCCGACCTGAGGATCGTCAGCCTGGCGGGCCGGTCGTACTTCGACGAATTGATGGCGGCGGGGATCCGGGTCTACCTCTACCGGCCGACGAACCTGCACTCCAAGGTGCTGGTGATCGACGACGACGTCGGGGTCGTCGGATCTCCCAACGTCGACATCCGAAGCTTCTTCCTCAATTTCGAGCTGGGGGTGTTCCTGTACGATCCGCCGCAGATCGAGGCCCTCGCGGATGTTTTCCGGGAGGACCTGTCCCTTTCCGAGGAGATCGACGCGGGATCCTTCGCCCGCCGACCCGGCCCGCTGCAGTTCCTCGAGGACACGTGCCGGGTCCTCTCTCCCATCCTGTAG
- a CDS encoding type II toxin-antitoxin system VapB family antitoxin, translating into MRTTLNIEDRLIDEAARLTGVTEKTALVRMGLSALIAREGARRLADLGGSEKDLRRPPRRRMDRST; encoded by the coding sequence ATGAGAACAACACTGAACATCGAGGACCGGCTGATCGACGAGGCGGCCCGCCTCACGGGCGTCACGGAAAAGACCGCGTTGGTCCGGATGGGGCTTTCGGCGCTCATCGCCCGGGAAGGGGCCCGCCGGCTGGCGGATCTGGGCGGTTCCGAAAAGGACCTCCGCCGTCCGCCCCGGAGGCGGATGGATCGGTCCACGTGA